One genomic window of Phycisphaerales bacterium includes the following:
- a CDS encoding HD domain-containing protein has product MNEHAAEIGGLINLKWSSLHGFSMGERCPSGLATLLTTDEVRDRMEQIASAGPCEGLPGDLVEGVRVVGFSQGSDSTSRGEADVVLAVSAEAFERAGVPECSPLERTESAASSGMAAALHLASLGQWAWDREHDVVHNRDELISTFSEQLSESYEHISLLLFVGRFMNHVSNPLTVVRTVVQEVRRTMKYGWLAMVMLEDHGAAQSIAGSTTIVGDLTISRASLERACSEYARAHPADAWTRVIDSSDAIIGPLIKSEMLVEPITHRGRTVGMVICGDKQGRKEAIDSVDIQILDAVADLLGVFHDNLRRHEDQVAMFLGTVGSLTAAIDAKDAYTRGHSERVAWGARELALAIGLDEETAERAHLAGLLHDIGKIGVPESVLTKKGRFTEDEFEMIKRHPRIGFDILRGIPSLEDVLPGVLHHHERWDGKGYPTGAAGEEISLFGRILAVADVFDALSSDRAYRKALSRDEVIAEIRRSIGTHFDPRMARAFLELDFSGFDRLLRLGGNEADGTAAQRPAA; this is encoded by the coding sequence ATGAACGAGCACGCGGCCGAGATCGGTGGACTCATCAACCTGAAGTGGTCGTCGCTGCACGGCTTCTCGATGGGAGAGCGATGCCCGAGCGGCCTGGCCACGCTGCTCACGACCGACGAGGTCCGCGACCGCATGGAGCAGATCGCGAGCGCCGGCCCGTGCGAGGGCCTCCCGGGCGATCTCGTCGAGGGCGTGCGCGTGGTTGGCTTCAGCCAGGGCAGCGATTCGACCTCCCGCGGCGAGGCCGACGTGGTGCTGGCCGTCTCGGCAGAGGCCTTCGAACGCGCGGGCGTGCCCGAGTGCAGCCCGCTCGAACGCACCGAGTCCGCCGCGTCGAGCGGGATGGCCGCCGCGCTGCACCTGGCGAGCCTCGGACAGTGGGCGTGGGACCGCGAGCACGACGTCGTCCACAACCGGGACGAACTCATCAGTACATTCAGCGAGCAGCTCTCCGAGAGCTACGAGCACATCAGCCTGCTGTTGTTCGTCGGTCGGTTCATGAACCACGTGTCCAACCCGCTCACCGTCGTACGGACGGTCGTGCAGGAGGTCCGGCGGACCATGAAGTACGGCTGGCTGGCCATGGTCATGCTCGAAGACCACGGCGCCGCGCAGAGCATCGCGGGCTCGACGACCATCGTCGGCGACCTGACGATCTCCCGGGCATCGCTCGAGCGTGCGTGCAGTGAGTACGCTCGCGCGCATCCCGCCGATGCGTGGACCCGCGTCATCGATTCGAGCGACGCCATCATCGGCCCGCTCATCAAGAGCGAGATGCTCGTCGAGCCCATCACCCACCGCGGCCGCACCGTGGGCATGGTGATCTGCGGAGACAAGCAAGGCCGCAAGGAAGCCATCGACAGCGTCGACATCCAGATCCTCGACGCGGTCGCCGATCTGCTTGGCGTCTTCCACGACAACCTCCGACGCCACGAAGACCAGGTGGCCATGTTCCTGGGCACGGTCGGCTCGCTCACCGCGGCCATCGACGCCAAGGACGCGTACACCCGCGGTCACTCCGAGCGCGTCGCCTGGGGCGCCAGGGAGCTGGCGCTGGCCATCGGCCTCGACGAAGAGACCGCCGAGCGCGCGCACCTGGCCGGCCTCTTGCACGACATCGGCAAGATTGGCGTGCCCGAGAGCGTGCTCACCAAGAAGGGCCGCTTCACCGAGGACGAGTTCGAGATGATCAAGCGGCACCCGCGCATCGGGTTCGACATCCTCCGAGGCATTCCGAGCCTCGAGGACGTGCTCCCCGGCGTGCTGCACCACCACGAACGCTGGGACGGCAAGGGCTACCCGACGGGCGCCGCGGGCGAAGAGATCAGCCTCTTCGGCCGCATCCTGGCCGTGGCCGACGTCTTCGACGCGCTCAGCAGCGACCGTGCGTACCGCAAGGCGCTCAGCCGCGACGAGGTCATCGCCGAGATCCGCCGCAGCATCGGCACCCACTTCGATCCGCGGATGGCCCGGGCCTTCCTCGAGCTCGACTTCTCGGGCTTCGATCGACTGCTCAGGCTCGGCGGGAACGAAGCCGACGGCACCGCCGCCCAGCGTCCGGCGGCCTGA